A genomic stretch from Leptospira licerasiae serovar Varillal str. VAR 010 includes:
- a CDS encoding cyclic nucleotide-binding domain-containing protein: MITLKNRIRVYWDILVFICIFWASLESPLRIVINYDPNLLLTCIYFFIDFVFALDILWNCFTPEYKDGKWILTRSQVIKDYLGSWFIIDLIAALPLEYATTTIFGLQQSQYPYLYLLLGVTRILKVFRISDILQRINLAFQPTPGILRLVLFAFWATLVAHWCAVGWLYVDDLLDYQTGWSEYIIALYWTVATIATVGYGDITPSTDSQRIYTIFVMILGAGVYATVIGNIASILGSLDLAKAAQRKKMAQVDSFLKARNISQNIRRRVRDYYMYIIDRGWGEDENALLNDLPISLRREVKIQLHRDLLEKVPFLKGADPALVTSLVFSMKPMIFLEGDTIFRRGEKGDDLYILSEGSVDILDSDEKTILLSLQEGQFFGELALVMDAPRSATVRATTTCEIYTLSKTDFDNVLKRFSQFRSAIEESVAHLKKR, from the coding sequence ATGATAACCTTGAAAAATCGGATTAGGGTTTATTGGGATATACTTGTATTTATCTGTATCTTTTGGGCTTCCCTTGAATCCCCCCTGCGGATCGTTATTAACTACGACCCGAACTTACTCCTTACCTGCATTTATTTCTTCATCGATTTCGTTTTCGCTTTGGATATTCTTTGGAATTGTTTTACTCCGGAATATAAAGACGGTAAATGGATCTTAACCCGTTCGCAAGTGATCAAGGACTATTTGGGATCGTGGTTTATTATCGACCTGATTGCTGCTCTACCTTTGGAATATGCCACAACCACGATTTTCGGGCTCCAACAGTCCCAATATCCTTATTTGTATCTATTATTAGGCGTTACCCGTATCTTAAAGGTATTTCGGATATCGGATATCTTGCAAAGGATCAATCTTGCGTTCCAGCCGACTCCTGGAATACTGAGATTGGTCCTCTTTGCTTTTTGGGCAACATTAGTCGCTCATTGGTGCGCCGTCGGATGGTTATATGTGGATGATCTCTTGGATTATCAAACCGGATGGTCCGAGTATATTATCGCTCTGTATTGGACCGTGGCGACTATTGCAACGGTAGGTTATGGGGATATCACACCTTCGACCGATTCGCAAAGGATATATACGATATTCGTAATGATATTGGGTGCGGGCGTGTATGCTACCGTCATCGGAAATATAGCCAGTATTTTAGGAAGCCTGGATCTTGCTAAAGCCGCTCAAAGGAAAAAAATGGCTCAGGTAGATTCGTTTTTGAAAGCCAGAAATATTTCCCAAAATATTCGCAGAAGGGTCCGCGATTATTACATGTACATTATAGACAGAGGATGGGGAGAGGACGAGAACGCTCTTTTGAACGATCTTCCTATATCATTAAGAAGAGAAGTAAAGATCCAATTACACCGTGATCTATTGGAGAAGGTACCTTTTTTGAAAGGTGCGGATCCGGCATTGGTAACTAGTCTCGTCTTTTCAATGAAACCAATGATCTTTTTGGAAGGGGATACGATTTTCAGAAGAGGGGAAAAAGGAGACGACCTATATATTTTAAGCGAAGGATCTGTCGACATTTTGGACTCCGACGAGAAAACGATCTTGTTGAGCTTACAAGAAGGACAATTTTTCGGGGAACTAGCGCTGGTGATGGACGCACCAAGGTCCGCAACTGTTCGAGCTACAACTACATGCGAGATCTATACTTTAAGTAAAACGGATTTTGATAACGTTTTGAAAAGATTTTCTCAATTTAGGTCGGCGATCGAGGAATCCGTAGCTCATTTAAAAAAGAGATAA